One region of Oncorhynchus nerka isolate Pitt River linkage group LG22, Oner_Uvic_2.0, whole genome shotgun sequence genomic DNA includes:
- the LOC115104795 gene encoding titin homolog — protein MVQRLQSVLTLYLSGVLAFLGLWWYIYRKKEYHLTDKDDANDDTTADQEHLSSPRDVGNCVVENGHSTGMHLDGHAVRERSLVEQELVDITNTPAAAEQGIVPLCQSQPEVRVVAADGLISGLVTAAVKPVYESTESSAQVFLETAAEGGPEQDLELQWEHQPCVPSAMRATSHESTCSLSICDLGSGKSKSVGESAGLNQPPQSETLEDITNSTLNLEPAEEVEVVRLEPAVEVVRLEPAVEVVRLEPAVEVVRLEPAVEVVRLEPAVEVVRLEPAVEVVRLEPAVEVVRLEPAVEVVRLEPAVEVVRLEPAVEVVRLEPAVEVVRLEPAEEEVRLEPAEEEVRLEPAEEEVRLEPAEEEVRLEPAEEEVRLEPAEEEVRLEPAEEEVRLEPAEEVVRLEPAEEEEVRLEPAEEEEVRLEPAEEEEVRLEPAEEEEVRLEPAEEEEVRLELAEEEEVRLELAEEEEVRLELAEEEEVRLELAEEEEEVRLEPAEEEEEVRLEPAEEEEEVRLEPAEEEEEVRLEPAEEEEEVRLEPAEEEEEVRLEPAAEEVRLGPAEEVRLGPAVRLGPAAGEVRLGPAAGEVRLGPAAGEVRLGPAAGEVRLEPAEGVVRLEPEGDILSAVEEPTCESSLQADTCLASPSHLITSRVSASKLPLGILRSPQKKESEECKFSRRNTTEINQLVSGLITDVVSAAVSQFLKEKTQLGHSVSPLRSGDPCKAPDHISMDNSEHEMPPLFQEDPCSTTGRENISSSPIVQEDVKHDHSSRAEIQMEKIELAEEDSAVDDSGSSSGQTEKVSSGKELSTSMSPQPPRGPAEGLGATSMFLTNGWWIANVPGSGVNNMDCVDGYCQHEAKDNKHSSPSLPSQLLNTNQAIEKYNQSHNSSQSPTVWEIEVPKHFVGRLIGKKGRHVNYLKETSGAKVFITALPYTQEFQICHIEGSEKQVDCALELIRKKFKDLDVTNCYVQPPVASLPSLSITSWLLLPHRVTVEVTVIQVTSGNSVFLQQHKHPTFHALCSLDQNMSLCYSHPGCPPLPSPVEVGVICAAQMPEGAWWRAQVMGHHEETMVELRYVDYGGYDIVKMDTLRQIRSDFVALPFQGSEVILENIAPIPDFSAAAKSALEEMTRGLALLAQVTNCHTSGIPLVQIWRTEGEELVSVNRAMVDNGLCSWVDSP, from the exons ATGGTGCAGAGGCTTCAATCCGTTCTGACCCTCTACCTGTCAGGAGTGTTGGCTTTCCTAGGCCTGTGGTGGTACATCTATCGGAAGAAAGAATACCATCTCACTGACAAGGATGACGCAAATGATGACACGACCGCAGACCAGGAGCACCTGTCCTCCCCCAGAGACGTAGGTAACTGTGTTGTGGAGAACGGCCACTCGACTGGGATGCATCTGGACGGGCACGCAGTGAGGGAGCGGTCATTAGTGGAACAGGAGCTTGTTGATATTACAAACaccccagcagcagcagagcagggTATAGTCCCACTCTGCCAATCACAACCTGAGGTAAGGGTTGTGGCTGCAGACGGTCTCATTAGTGGCCTGGTTACTGCTGCTGTGAAGCCTGTTTACGAGAGCACTGAGTCTTCAGCTCAAGTGTTCCTAGAGACTGCAGCTGAGGGTGGACCTGAGCAGGATCTAGAATTACAATGGGAACACCAGCCATGTGTGCCATCAGCCATGCGTGCCACCAGCCATGAGTCAACTTGCTCCTTATCAATCTGTGATCTAGGCTCTGGTAAATCGAAGTCCGTCGGTGAAAGTGCAGGTCTAAATCAACCACCACAGTCTGAGACACTGGAGGACATTACAAACAGCACTTTGAACCTGGAGCCtgcagaggaggtggaggtggttaGACTGGAGCCTGCAGTGGAGGTGGTTAGACTGGAGCCTGCAGTGGAGGTGGTTAGACTGGAGCCTGCAGTGGAGGTGGTTAGACTGGAGCCTGCAGTGGAGGTGGTTAGACTGGAGCCTGCAGTGGAGGTGGTTAGACTGGAGCCTGCAGTGGAGGTGGTTAGACTGGAGCCTGCAGTGGAGGTGGTTAGACTGGAGCCTGCAGTGGAGGTGGTTAGACTGGAGCCTGCAGTGGAGGTGGTTAGACTGGAGCCTGCAGTGGAGGTGGTTAGACTGGAGCCTGCAGTGGAGGTGGTTAGACTGGAGCCTGCAGAGGAGGAGGTTAGACTGGAGCCTGCAGAGGAGGAGGTTAGACTGGAGCCTGCAGAGGAGGAGGTTAGACTGGAGCCTGCAGAGGAGGAGGTTAGACTGGAGCCTGCAGAGGAGGAGGTTAGACTGGAGCCTGCAGAGGAGGAGGTTAGACTGGAGCCTGCAGAGGAGGAGGTTAGACTGGAGCCTGCAGAGGAGGTTGTTAGACTGGAGcctgcagaggaggaggaggttagactggagcctgcagaagaggaggaggttagactggagcctgcagaggaggaggaggttagactggagcctgcagaggaggaggaggttagactggagcctgcagaggaggaggaggttagacTGGAGcttgcagaggaggaggaggttagacTGGAGcttgcagaggaggaggaggttagacTGGAGcttgcagaggaggaggaggttagacTGGAGcttgcagaggaggaggaggaggttagactggagcctgcagaggaggaggaggaggttagactggagcctgcagaggaggaggaggaggttagactggagcctgcagaggaggaggaggaggttagactggagcctgcagaggaggaggaggaggttagactggagcctgcagaggaggaggaggaggttagacTGGAGCCTGCGGCGGAGGAGGTTAGACTGGGGCCTGCGGAGGAGGTTAGACTGGGGCCTGCG GTTAGACTGGGGCCTGCGGCGGGGGAGGTTAGACTGGGGCCTGCGGCGGGGGAGGTTAGACTGGGGCCTGCGGCGGGGGAGGTTAGACTGGGGCCTGCGGCGGGGGAGGTTAGACTGGAGCCTGCGGAGGGGGTGGTTAGACTGGAGCCAGAGGGAGACATCCTGTCTGCTGTGGAAGAACCAACCTGTGAGTCAAGTCTACAGGCTGACACCTGTCTGGCTTCCCCCAGCCACCTTATAACCAGTCGGGTGTCTGCCTCAAAGCTGCCATTGGGAATTTTGAGGTCACCTCAGAAGAAAGAGTCTGAGGAATGTAAATTCAGCAGGAGAAACACCACAGAAATTAACCAGCTGGTGTCAGGTCTCATCACTGATGTGGTCTCCGCAGCAGTGAGTCAATTCCTGAAGGAAAAGACCCAGCTAGGACATAGTGTTAGTCCTCTCCGTAGCGGGGACCCCTGCAAAGCCCCAGACCATATCTCAATGGATAACAGTGAGCATGAGATGCCACCTCTATTCCAAGAGGATCCGTGTTCAACAACCGGCAGAGAGAACATCAGTTCATCTCCTATAGTTCAGGAGGACGTGAAACACGACCACAGCAGTAGAGCTGAGATTCAGATGGAGAAGATTGAGCTAGCAGAAGAAGATTCTGCAGTAGATGATTCTGGATCCAGCTCTGGTCAGACCGAAAAGGTCTCCAGTGGCAAGGAGTTGAGCACCAGTATGAGCCCACAACCACCCAGAGGACCTGCTGAAGGACTGGGGGCCACCAGCATGTTCCTCACTAACGGTTGGTGGATTGCGAATGTTCCAG GCTCTGGTGTGAACAACATGGACTGTGTAGACGGTTACTGTCAACATGAAGCCAAGGACAACAAGCATAGCAGTCCCAGTCTACCAAGTCAGCTACTGAACACCAATCAGGCAATTGAAAAATACAACCAAAGTCACAACAGCAGCCAGTCACCGACTGTTTGGGAGATAGAGGTGCCAAAG CATTTTGTTGGTAGATTGATTGGGAAGAAGGGGCGACATGTGAACTACCTGAAGGAGACGTCTGGAGCTAAGGTCTTCATCACCGCCCTACCTTACACCCAGGAGTTCCAGATCTGCCACATAGAGG GGTCAGAGAAACAGGTGGATTGTGCTCTGGAGCTGATAAGGAAAAAGTTCAAAGATCTAGATGTGACCAACTGTTACGTCCAACCTCCAGTGGCcagccttccctctctctccatcacatcctGG CTGCTGCTTCCCCATAGGGTTACAGTTGAGGTAACGGTGATCCAGGTCACATCTGGGAACTCTGTGTTCCTCCAGCAGCACAAACACCCCACCTTCCATGCTCTCTGCAGTCTGGACCAAAATATGAGCCTGTGCTACTCTCACCCAGGGTGCCCTCCCCTGCCGTCCCCAGTGGAAG TTGGAGTGATCTGTGCTGCCCAGATGCCTGAGGGAGCCTGGTGGAGAGCGCAGGTGATGGGTCACCATGAAGAAACCATGGTGGAACTCCGCTATGTGGACTATGGAGGCTATGATATAGTGAAGATGGACACCCTCCGCCAGATCAG ATCTGACTTCGTTGCGTTGCCGTTCCAAGGGTCTGAGGTGATCCTGGAAAATATTGCACCCATTCCAG ATTTTTCAGCTGCAGCCAAATCTGCTCTGGAGGAGATGACACGAGGATTGGCACTACTTGCACAG GTCACAAACTGTCACACCAGTGGCATTCCTTTGGTACAGATATGGAGAACAGAAGGAGAAGAG TTGGTGTCTGTGAACCGTGCTATGGTGGATAATGGACTGTGCAGCTGGGTAGACAGCCCCTGA